The following coding sequences are from one Verrucomicrobiota bacterium window:
- a CDS encoding DmsC/YnfH family molybdoenzyme membrane anchor subunit, giving the protein MEQILQLPPHSKTPALKNREFDAALDELVDEGDLISRYIQKQQELTAVEEFSKWHEVNSEPSQAKYYHNLIPLEKPTVDEQYAFEVDLDTCSGCKACVSACHSLNGLDANETWRDVGTIFSDSTIVEMDEMPAQYTVTTACHHCAEPGCLDGCPVLAYDKDESTGIVRHLDDQCIGCQYCILKCPYDVPKYSEEKGIVRKCDMCHSRLSVGEAPACVQACPNEAIRIIKVDKSELTAERLSGSALVPGAYDSGYTKPSSRYISKRKSPSQGSFFSANTFEVAPEHSHMPLVFMLVLTQLSVGSIGAEMFLRLFEFEPELWLSAIALFSGLVGIGASVLHLGQPLKAWRAFLGLRKSWLSREVVGFGLYAPMAIGYAGLLLVKNYSDFPWVDQIPLSFVAFACFAVGLICVICSVMVYVDTQRVFWRMRWTLSKFLLSTTLLGAAASYVITGHTIALTVTIISALTKGLLETGFLLAYRDKKLIGKKTDAKSAQLMLNQLRLESVLRFVFLVLGVSIITLSPWVALGSIVLAELLERYLFFRAVVAYKMPGGIAS; this is encoded by the coding sequence ATGGAACAAATCTTGCAGCTGCCGCCGCATAGTAAAACTCCTGCTTTAAAAAACAGAGAGTTTGATGCGGCACTTGATGAGCTTGTGGATGAAGGCGATCTGATTAGTCGCTACATCCAAAAGCAGCAGGAATTGACCGCAGTTGAGGAATTTTCTAAATGGCATGAGGTAAATAGTGAGCCATCACAAGCAAAGTATTATCATAATCTGATTCCACTGGAGAAGCCAACCGTTGATGAGCAGTATGCTTTCGAGGTTGATTTAGATACTTGTTCGGGGTGTAAGGCTTGTGTAAGTGCTTGCCATAGCCTTAATGGTCTTGATGCAAATGAGACATGGCGTGATGTCGGAACTATTTTCTCAGACTCCACTATTGTTGAAATGGATGAAATGCCTGCTCAGTATACTGTAACAACAGCATGTCATCACTGTGCAGAGCCAGGATGTTTGGACGGTTGCCCGGTTCTAGCTTATGATAAGGATGAATCTACTGGTATTGTCAGGCATTTAGATGATCAGTGTATTGGGTGTCAGTATTGTATCCTAAAGTGTCCTTACGACGTTCCTAAGTATTCAGAGGAAAAGGGGATTGTTCGTAAGTGTGACATGTGTCACAGCAGATTATCAGTGGGCGAGGCACCTGCTTGCGTCCAGGCCTGTCCAAATGAAGCGATTCGTATTATCAAAGTTGACAAGTCTGAATTAACGGCTGAAAGACTTAGCGGCTCGGCTCTAGTTCCTGGTGCTTACGACTCTGGTTATACCAAACCAAGCTCAAGATATATCTCGAAACGAAAATCGCCCTCACAAGGATCCTTTTTCTCTGCAAATACTTTTGAAGTGGCTCCTGAGCACTCTCATATGCCTTTAGTTTTTATGCTGGTTTTAACCCAACTCTCAGTTGGTTCAATAGGAGCAGAAATGTTTTTGCGTCTGTTCGAATTTGAGCCCGAGTTGTGGCTCAGTGCTATTGCTTTATTTAGTGGCTTGGTAGGTATTGGTGCGAGTGTTTTGCATCTGGGTCAGCCCTTGAAAGCATGGAGGGCTTTCTTGGGACTAAGAAAGTCTTGGTTGAGTCGTGAAGTTGTTGGCTTTGGACTTTATGCGCCTATGGCAATTGGTTATGCAGGGTTACTTCTTGTTAAAAACTATTCAGACTTTCCTTGGGTTGATCAAATACCCCTCTCATTTGTTGCCTTTGCTTGTTTTGCTGTAGGACTGATTTGTGTGATTTGTTCGGTCATGGTCTACGTCGATACTCAGAGAGTTTTTTGGCGGATGCGTTGGACGCTTTCTAAGTTTTTATTATCGACAACTCTTTTAGGTGCTGCAGCCAGCTATGTGATAACGGGTCACACCATAGCCCTGACTGTTACAATCATCTCAGCTTTGACTAAAGGGCTCCTAGAAACAGGATTTCTTCTCGCTTACAGAGACAAAAAATTAATTGGAAAAAAGACTGATGCGAAGTCAGCTCAATTAATGTTGAATCAATTGCGATTAGAGTCAGTCTTACGCTTTGTGTTTTTGGTCTTGGGAGTATCCATTATAACGCTAAGCCCATGGGTAGCTCTAGGTAGTATAGTGCTAGCTGAG
- a CDS encoding NirA family protein, which yields MGLNVKNPVIDKAAESLSDIGKSINDEQKLYLDGFVTGLKSKGVAFSDLAETPGGSMPSKGTCGTVLEDVDWDSLCKEEKLKIEENPLASFKRIVENARENKFPEGGDVFKFKWNGLFYLTPVAEGFMSRLRIPGGMLKSYQLRGIAKAAKELTSGYVQITTRNNIQCRLIQPKDAPAFLESVQEVGLHTRGAGADNVRNITANATAGIDPYELIDVTPYYKELALRIINTLEFYDLPRKFNIAFDGGGLVSALEDTNDIGFTAVKVKANDEGLDPGIYFRIALGGVTGHKTFATDLGVLAKPNEIVDVACALLRIFIKNGDRTNRKKARFKYVVDSWGMEKMREEIASEYGSELFFDELDEAGQSKLSQWNDLPDVAHSHVGAYPQKQDGLHYLGVGLEAGQITPEQMFEVADLADAYGNGEIRLTVWQNFIISNVPQAKLGELQEKIEEIGLYWKQSHIRSGVVACTGNSYCKFAATQTKGHAIELMEYLDEELKLDQPVNIHLTGCPHSCAQHYIGDIGLLGATAKVDGEKVEAYHVVIGGGFGKNRKLGREYAKAVPVPVLKEKIFGILNGYMKNRQDGEAFQTFCNRYEIEELRDLIDGTNLAAAAA from the coding sequence ATGGGCCTTAATGTAAAAAATCCTGTGATTGATAAAGCAGCAGAAAGTTTGAGTGATATTGGTAAGTCTATCAATGATGAACAAAAGCTATATCTTGATGGCTTTGTAACAGGTCTGAAGTCAAAAGGAGTTGCTTTTAGTGACTTAGCTGAAACGCCCGGAGGTAGCATGCCTTCCAAAGGGACCTGTGGCACGGTCTTGGAAGACGTAGATTGGGACTCTCTCTGCAAGGAGGAGAAGCTAAAAATTGAGGAAAATCCTTTAGCGTCCTTTAAGCGCATTGTAGAGAATGCAAGAGAAAACAAGTTTCCCGAGGGCGGTGATGTATTTAAATTTAAATGGAACGGTCTATTTTACTTAACACCTGTAGCTGAAGGTTTCATGAGTCGCTTACGTATACCTGGCGGTATGCTCAAGAGCTATCAGCTAAGAGGTATTGCTAAAGCGGCCAAGGAGTTGACTTCTGGATATGTGCAGATCACGACCAGAAATAATATCCAATGTAGGCTTATTCAACCTAAGGATGCTCCCGCTTTTTTAGAGAGTGTTCAAGAAGTAGGATTGCATACGCGTGGGGCTGGTGCTGACAATGTGCGCAATATCACAGCGAATGCCACTGCTGGTATTGACCCTTACGAATTGATCGATGTGACTCCTTACTACAAGGAGCTGGCGTTGCGTATTATTAACACGCTTGAATTTTACGATCTCCCTAGAAAATTCAATATTGCCTTCGATGGCGGTGGTTTAGTTAGCGCCTTAGAGGACACAAATGATATTGGTTTTACTGCGGTCAAGGTGAAAGCAAATGACGAAGGCTTAGATCCTGGTATTTACTTTAGAATTGCTCTCGGCGGTGTAACAGGACATAAGACTTTTGCCACGGACTTAGGTGTTCTCGCCAAGCCTAATGAGATTGTAGATGTCGCTTGTGCGTTACTAAGGATTTTTATCAAAAACGGAGACCGTACAAATCGCAAAAAGGCGCGATTCAAATATGTGGTGGATTCATGGGGTATGGAAAAAATGCGCGAAGAGATTGCTTCAGAATACGGCTCGGAGCTTTTCTTTGATGAACTAGATGAGGCAGGTCAATCAAAACTTTCTCAATGGAATGACCTGCCAGATGTGGCGCATTCTCATGTGGGAGCTTATCCTCAAAAACAAGATGGCCTTCACTATCTAGGTGTGGGTTTAGAAGCTGGACAAATCACCCCCGAGCAAATGTTTGAGGTGGCAGATCTTGCGGATGCTTATGGTAACGGAGAGATTCGCTTAACTGTCTGGCAGAATTTTATTATTTCCAATGTTCCCCAGGCCAAATTAGGTGAACTACAAGAAAAAATAGAAGAGATAGGTCTATATTGGAAGCAGTCGCATATACGTAGTGGTGTAGTTGCTTGCACTGGAAATAGTTATTGCAAGTTTGCGGCAACCCAGACCAAAGGGCATGCCATAGAGTTGATGGAATATTTGGATGAGGAGCTAAAACTAGATCAACCTGTTAATATTCATCTTACTGGCTGTCCACACTCATGTGCTCAACATTACATCGGGGATATTGGTTTGTTGGGAGCTACAGCCAAAGTTGATGGGGAGAAAGTGGAAGCATATCACGTGGTCATCGGAGGAGGGTTTGGAAAAAACCGTAAATTGGGTCGCGAGTATGCTAAGGCAGTTCCTGTTCCAGTTTTGAAAGAAAAGATATTTGGGATCTTGAATGGTTATATGAAAAATCGCCAGGACGGTGAAGCATTCCAGACATTTTGCAATCGGTATGAGATTGAAGAGTTAAGGGACCTTATTGATGGAACAAATCTTGCAGCTGCCGCCGCATAG
- a CDS encoding sulfite reductase subunit alpha, protein MSYTTNLPADAPFTKEQRQWLSGFLSGLASPPIDGATAVVPEEASLKTLLVLFGSQSGNTESLAKSIGKKSQEFGFGAQVKELNEATPDQVKTSANVLIATSTWGEGEMPDNAADFWAALSSDDAPKLDGVNFSVLALGDTNYADFCQAGKDLDARFEALGARRVYPRVDCDVDFEEPSEEWIKGALSAMSEFAVDASDAASLEGATAELVEGSAPVTYDRKNHFPSALLDNVALNGEGSAKDVRHIAFSLEGSGLEYEVGDALGVMPSNDEAYVDLLISKLGAKGDERVATPDGNETILREALINNYDVTKVSPKFLKLVAESSKSEELLKLLEKENKKLLEDYLWGRDPVDVLHDFPCNPDLSAFLETQKKLNIRLYSIASSPKAHPGEVHLTVGAVRWDHDGRAHGGVCSTFLADRLALGEKTGVFVQLAHGFRLPEDLSKPVIMVGPGTGIAPFRAFLEERAFTKAEGKNWLFFGDQHEKTDFLYSEQIRGYLDSGVLSRLSLAFSRDQKEKIYVQTRMLEEAEELWAWLQEGAHFYVCGDASRMAKDVDAALHQIAKEQGKISEEDAKAYVKKLKDDKRYQRDVY, encoded by the coding sequence ATGAGTTATACAACGAATTTGCCGGCAGATGCACCATTCACTAAAGAACAACGTCAATGGCTAAGTGGCTTTTTATCTGGTCTAGCAAGCCCTCCGATAGATGGAGCGACAGCAGTCGTTCCGGAGGAAGCAAGCCTGAAGACCTTGTTGGTTCTCTTTGGAAGCCAAAGTGGTAATACTGAGTCATTGGCCAAAAGTATTGGCAAGAAATCACAAGAGTTTGGTTTTGGTGCCCAAGTCAAAGAATTGAATGAGGCGACTCCGGATCAAGTAAAGACTTCAGCGAATGTTCTCATTGCTACCAGCACTTGGGGCGAGGGTGAAATGCCAGATAACGCTGCGGATTTTTGGGCTGCACTATCTTCTGATGATGCTCCGAAGTTGGATGGTGTGAATTTTTCAGTCTTGGCACTAGGTGATACGAACTACGCTGATTTTTGTCAGGCAGGTAAAGATTTGGACGCTCGTTTTGAAGCCTTAGGCGCCAGGCGAGTGTACCCGAGAGTGGATTGCGATGTTGATTTTGAAGAGCCTTCCGAAGAATGGATCAAGGGGGCCTTGAGTGCTATGTCAGAATTTGCGGTTGATGCATCGGATGCAGCATCTTTGGAAGGGGCCACAGCCGAATTAGTGGAAGGGAGTGCTCCAGTTACATATGATCGCAAAAATCATTTCCCATCAGCTTTACTGGATAATGTTGCTTTAAATGGAGAAGGGTCTGCTAAAGATGTTCGTCATATAGCCTTTTCTTTAGAGGGGTCTGGATTGGAATATGAGGTAGGGGATGCTTTAGGAGTTATGCCTTCCAATGATGAGGCCTATGTAGATTTGTTGATTTCTAAGCTTGGGGCCAAAGGTGATGAGAGAGTCGCCACGCCTGATGGAAATGAAACTATTTTACGAGAAGCTTTGATAAACAATTATGATGTTACTAAAGTTTCGCCTAAATTTCTCAAGCTAGTAGCAGAGTCAAGTAAGTCTGAAGAACTGCTAAAGCTTTTGGAAAAAGAGAATAAAAAGTTATTAGAAGACTATCTTTGGGGGCGTGATCCAGTTGATGTTTTACATGACTTTCCGTGTAATCCAGATCTCAGTGCCTTTTTAGAAACGCAAAAGAAATTAAACATCAGGCTATATTCGATAGCGTCGAGTCCCAAGGCACATCCTGGTGAAGTTCACTTAACAGTTGGAGCAGTGCGTTGGGATCATGATGGGCGTGCACATGGTGGTGTTTGTTCAACGTTTTTAGCCGACCGTTTGGCGTTAGGTGAGAAAACGGGAGTCTTCGTGCAACTGGCACATGGGTTTCGCTTGCCGGAGGATTTGAGCAAGCCAGTTATTATGGTGGGCCCGGGAACGGGTATAGCGCCCTTCAGAGCATTTTTGGAAGAGCGAGCATTCACAAAAGCGGAAGGCAAGAACTGGTTGTTTTTTGGTGATCAGCATGAGAAGACTGATTTTCTCTATAGTGAACAGATTAGGGGTTATTTGGATAGCGGGGTCCTAAGTCGCCTCTCTCTTGCTTTTTCCAGAGATCAGAAGGAGAAAATATATGTGCAAACCCGAATGTTAGAAGAAGCTGAAGAGTTATGGGCTTGGCTTCAAGAAGGTGCACATTTCTATGTTTGTGGTGATGCGAGTCGTATGGCTAAAGATGTTGATGCTGCCCTTCATCAGATTGCCAAAGAACAAGGCAAGATCAGTGAGGAGGATGCTAAGGCATACGTCAAAAAACTCAAAGACGACAAGCGTTATCAACGCGATGTTTATTGA